One window of Quercus robur chromosome 12, dhQueRobu3.1, whole genome shotgun sequence genomic DNA carries:
- the LOC126709053 gene encoding protein ABA AND ROS SENSITIVE 1 has translation MDAQARKKAVYRAKLNAKKKDKRIDSPLVRYNELEQPVCRVCDLVLKSESHWDAHQVSRKHHEAINTIKANAAGLTRVNNVKAEPHKELIKPKSTELLSVKPESSPEVPKNQSSSSVLPPNFFDNNETKKLKTGKDSLKSVETDLYKKTGASALPEERSSLNLVSEIDRLPSGNAGKAINIQPAGERTSKSEEIAGSKINQAKGALPEGFFDNKDADLRARGIKPVKPDIKDEYKEFEKLIQEDLQEVDDRFEEEEIDAAETIEEAESVEQKTYWEKVEMLKKKKLELQVARSVKRRKASDGVAKESIHEESSSEDDSDENFAVDWRAQHL, from the exons ATGGATGCGCAAGCGAGGAAAAAGGCAGTGTATCGTGCTAAATTGAACGCAAAGAAGAAAGACAAGCGCATAGATTCTCCTCTTGTAAG GTACAATGAGCTTGAGCAGCCTGTCTGTAGGGTTTGTGACCTCGTTTTGAAATCCGAATCCCATTGGGATGCCCACCAAGTTTCTCGTAAACATCATGAG GCAATAAATACCATCAAGGCTAATGCAGCTGGACTAACCCGGGTTAACAATGTGAAAGCTGAGCCCCATAAAGAGTTGATTAAACCTAAATCTACAGAGTTGCTTAGTGTTAAACCTGAAAGCTCACCAGAAGTGCCCAAAAATCAGTCATCATCATCTGTGCTCCCTCCAAATTTTTTTGACAACAATGAGACGAAAAAGCTAAAAACCG GAAAGGATTCTCTCAAGTCAGTGGAGACTGATTTATACAAAAAGACTGGGGCTTCTGCTCTACCAGAGGAGAGGAGTTCTTTAAACTTGGTGAGTGAAATAGATAGACTGCCTAGTGGTAATGCTGGAAAGGCAATAAATATCCAGCCTGCTGGGGAGCGTACATCAAAGTCAGAAGAGATTGCTGGTTCTAAAATCAATCAAGCAAAGGGAGCTCTACCTGAAGGCTTCTTTGATAACAAGGATGCTGACTTGCGTGCACGTGGCATAAAGCCTGTTAAGCCAGACATCAA AGATGAGTACAAGGAATTCGAAAAGTTGATTCAAGAGGACTTGCAGGAGGTGGATGACCGTTTTGAGGAAGAGGAG ATTGATGCTGCTGAAACGATAGAAGAGGCTGAATCTGTCGAGCAGAA AACCTATTGGGAGAAAGTGGAaatgttgaagaagaagaaattggaACTGCAGGTTGCCAGGTCTGTCAAACGTAGAAAAGCTTCTGATGGTGTTGCCAAGGAGTCCATCCATGAAGAATCATCCAGTGAGGATGACAGTGATGAGAATTTTGCCGTTGATTGGAGAGCCCAACACTTGTGA
- the LOC126709895 gene encoding uncharacterized protein LOC126709895 has protein sequence MSVKEFERSGIHDLFKAMSKFYTATCQAKELATEAKTAKDKAKELSHEVLSKKGEVIRLTEDFNSLLGSETKLKNDVEELKADNLEKDTRIVHLEGQVAELTSSLEKAREEAIAAFKKSDEYKNRLDSHYAAGYEDFRADAKDAYPDLDFNSFKLPLATESSMLQTSSEDVNIMDDANTEVTQDDPKASLPK, from the exons ATGTCAGTGAAGGAGTTTGAGCGTTCTGGCATCCATGACCTTTTCAAG GCCATGTCAAAGTTTTATACAGCGACTTGCCAGGCCAAGGAGCTTGCTACAGAGGCCAAGACAGCCAAGGATAAGGCTAAGGAGCTAAGCCATGAGGTCTTATCCAAGAAGGGGGAGGTCATTAGGTTGACCGAGGACTTTAATAGTCTGCTGGGAAGCGAGACGAAGCTGAAGAACGATGTTGAGGAGCTCAAAGCTGACAACTTAGAGAAGGATACCCGCATCGTCCATCTAGAAGGACAAGTTGCAGAGCTTACCTCGTCCTTGGAGAAGGCACGTGAAGAAGCAATTGCTGCTTTTAAGAAGTCTGACGAGTATAAGAATCGTCTAGACAGTCATTATGCAGCTGGTTATGAAGACTTCCGTGCTGATGCCAAAGACGCATATCCTGATTTGGACTTCAACTCCTTCAAGCTTCCTCTTGCTACAGAGAGTTCCATGTTGCAGACGAGTTCCGAGGACGTCAATATCATGGACGATGCTAACACTGAAGTTACTCAGGACGACCCCAAGGCGAGCTTGCCCAAGTGA